The Panacibacter microcysteis DNA window CGTTCAGTTATTTGTACGATCATTATGCCGGCGCCCTTTATAATGTAATACTGGCAATAGTTCCCGAAAAAGAACAGGCAAGCGATGTACTCCAGGAAGTCTTTGTTAAGATATGGCGTATGGGAGAATCTTATGATGCTTCCAAAGGCCGTCTTTTTACATGGATGATGAATATTGCCCGTAATGCATCCATCGATGTAGTACGCAGTAAAAGTTTTCAAAACAATCAAAAAAACCGGGAGCTAACAGAAACCGTATATGAAAGCGGTGGCAGTACAGCTACCAACATCGATAAGATAGGCCTCCGCAAACTGGTTCATACCCTAAAGGATGACTACAAAGTACTTGTAGAACTCTCCTATTTTGAAGGATACACCCAGGATGAAATTTCAAAAATGCTGAACATTCCTTTAGGGACGGTGAAAACCAGGCTCAGGGCCGCACTATTGCAATTACGAGAACTAGTAAAGAATTAAGTGGATACAAAGGCATACATAGAAAGTGGTATAATTGAAAGCTACGTGCTAGGCATGGCTACAGCAGCTGAAGCTGCTGAGCTGGAACTGCTTTGCACGCAATATGCTGACATTAAGCAGGC harbors:
- a CDS encoding RNA polymerase sigma factor encodes the protein MPESVKYTEIELVALLKERHQNAFSYLYDHYAGALYNVILAIVPEKEQASDVLQEVFVKIWRMGESYDASKGRLFTWMMNIARNASIDVVRSKSFQNNQKNRELTETVYESGGSTATNIDKIGLRKLVHTLKDDYKVLVELSYFEGYTQDEISKMLNIPLGTVKTRLRAALLQLRELVKN